From Acidimicrobiales bacterium, one genomic window encodes:
- a CDS encoding TldD/PmbA family protein gives MSTDPMLTDRLASLLPTDVDYCSIRAMSERYERVMVRNGVVEPVHSFDDRGVMVTVWMNGGSGYAATADTSDSAILAAVDNAKRWAAIAAGRFAGATPAPSGASGTYRSSVDKPWQASSLADRVEIVADATRQLRNDERIVDAHTSITDRIIEIVFVDTAGARIEQTQNQLMPDMRVVAHDAGQTQIRSLGGFSLMGQGGAEVLDRFGFANAPQRIVEEALELLSAPNCPTDVRDVVLAPDQMVLQIHESIGHPLELDRILGDERNFAGTSFVTVDMFGSFQYGSELLNVTFDPTVGGELASYQFDDDGTPAERTHLIRDGILERPLGGGLSQQRAGLDGVANSRACSWNRPAIDRMANLNLEPGDSSFDELIGSVERGIYLETNNSWSIDDSRNKFQFSCERGTLIEDGQLTTVVRNPSYRGISSTFWRSLSGVGDASTFKVMGVPNCGKGEPSQVIWVGHASPPCRFSDVEVFGGES, from the coding sequence ATGTCAACAGACCCGATGCTGACGGACCGGCTGGCCTCGCTGCTGCCCACCGATGTCGACTATTGCTCGATACGTGCCATGTCCGAGCGATACGAACGCGTCATGGTGCGAAACGGTGTTGTCGAGCCGGTGCATTCGTTCGATGACCGGGGCGTGATGGTCACGGTTTGGATGAACGGGGGCAGCGGCTACGCAGCCACCGCAGACACCAGCGACAGCGCCATCCTGGCCGCGGTCGACAACGCCAAGCGCTGGGCGGCCATCGCTGCCGGACGTTTCGCCGGCGCAACACCCGCCCCGTCGGGCGCCAGCGGCACCTACCGCTCATCTGTCGACAAGCCGTGGCAGGCGTCGAGCCTGGCCGATCGGGTCGAGATCGTCGCCGATGCCACCCGCCAGCTTCGCAACGACGAACGCATCGTCGACGCTCACACGTCGATCACCGACCGCATCATCGAGATCGTGTTCGTCGACACCGCCGGCGCTCGCATCGAGCAGACACAGAACCAGCTGATGCCAGACATGCGGGTGGTGGCTCACGACGCCGGCCAAACCCAGATTCGGTCGCTGGGCGGCTTCTCCTTGATGGGCCAGGGCGGGGCCGAGGTGCTGGACCGGTTCGGGTTCGCCAACGCACCGCAGCGCATCGTCGAGGAGGCCCTCGAGCTGCTGTCGGCGCCCAACTGCCCAACCGACGTCAGAGACGTCGTGTTGGCCCCCGACCAGATGGTGTTGCAGATCCACGAGTCGATCGGGCACCCGCTCGAGCTCGACCGCATTCTTGGTGACGAGCGCAACTTTGCGGGTACGAGCTTCGTCACCGTCGACATGTTCGGGTCTTTCCAGTACGGCTCCGAGCTGCTGAACGTCACGTTCGATCCAACGGTTGGTGGCGAGCTGGCCTCGTATCAATTCGACGACGACGGCACCCCGGCCGAACGCACCCACCTGATCCGCGACGGCATCCTCGAACGGCCCCTCGGCGGTGGCCTCAGCCAGCAGCGTGCCGGGCTGGACGGCGTGGCCAACTCGCGGGCCTGCTCGTGGAACCGGCCGGCGATCGACCGCATGGCCAACCTCAACCTCGAGCCGGGCGACTCGTCGTTCGACGAGCTGATCGGCAGCGTCGAACGGGGCATCTATCTCGAGACGAACAACTCGTGGTCCATCGACGACAGCCGCAACAAGTTCCAGTTCTCGTGCGAGCGCGGAACCCTGATCGAAGACGGCCAGCTGACCACGGTGGTGCGCAACCCCAGCTACAGGGGCATTTCGTCGACGTTTTGGCGCAGTCTCAGCGGTGTCGGCGACGCATCGACGTTCAAGGTCATGGGTGTTCCCAACTGCGGCAAGGGCGAACCGTCGCAGGTCATATGGGTGGGCCACGCGTCTCCCCCCTGTCGGTTCTCCGACGTCGAAGTCTTCGGAGGTGAGTCGTGA
- a CDS encoding asparaginase, translating into MQHEVLEVEVTRGGRVESLHHVHCVVADASGDVVESWGDADFVTLPRSAAKPMQAVPLITSGAADELGLTDVELALACSSHSGEVGHTDAVEAWLGAVGAGIEDLECGPHAPYYGPAADALVAAGQPFTSLHNDCSGKHAGFIHTAIHLGERVQGYIEPTHPQQVRVTRALAAFTGVDPTVNAPGIDGCGIPVWAFPLRALATGWARMQAGGVDPASDAAALRLLDAMVSQPWYVAGTDRHCTKVMLSYGRRVAAKTGAEGVFCAVDRDTATGVAVKVLDGASRAAEVAIDHVLARVTQRQAPRPAVLKNWAGAEVGEVRVRPR; encoded by the coding sequence GTGCAGCACGAGGTTCTCGAGGTCGAGGTCACCAGGGGTGGGCGAGTCGAATCGTTGCACCATGTTCACTGTGTGGTCGCCGATGCTTCGGGTGACGTGGTCGAGTCGTGGGGCGACGCCGACTTCGTGACCCTGCCGCGCAGCGCCGCCAAACCCATGCAGGCCGTTCCGCTGATCACCTCGGGTGCTGCCGACGAGCTTGGCCTCACCGACGTCGAGCTGGCCCTGGCGTGTTCCAGCCACAGCGGCGAGGTGGGCCACACCGATGCGGTCGAGGCGTGGTTGGGTGCGGTCGGCGCCGGCATCGAAGATCTCGAGTGTGGGCCCCACGCGCCCTACTACGGACCGGCCGCCGACGCCCTGGTTGCCGCCGGCCAGCCGTTCACCTCGCTTCACAACGACTGCTCGGGCAAGCACGCCGGGTTCATTCACACCGCGATCCATCTGGGCGAGCGGGTTCAGGGCTACATCGAACCAACACACCCTCAGCAGGTTCGCGTCACCAGGGCGCTGGCTGCCTTCACCGGGGTCGACCCCACCGTCAACGCGCCCGGCATAGACGGGTGCGGCATTCCCGTGTGGGCGTTCCCGCTGCGTGCGTTGGCGACGGGGTGGGCCCGAATGCAGGCAGGCGGGGTCGATCCAGCCTCTGACGCAGCCGCGTTGCGCCTGCTGGACGCAATGGTCAGCCAGCCGTGGTACGTGGCCGGAACGGACAGGCACTGCACCAAGGTGATGTTGTCTTATGGCCGCAGGGTCGCGGCCAAGACCGGCGCCGAGGGCGTGTTCTGCGCTGTCGACCGCGACACGGCGACCGGCGTGGCGGTAAAGGTGCTCGACGGTGCGAGCCGAGCCGCCGAGGTGGCCATCGATCACGTCCTTGCACGCGTAACCCAGCGCCAGGCGCCCAGACCGGCCGTCTTGAAGAACTGGGCCGGCGCCGAGGTCGGCGAAGTCCGCGTCAGGCCGCGCTGA
- a CDS encoding NUDIX domain-containing protein gives MTDTPAGVEILDVYDEAGNRTGSLPRDQVHQQGLWHPVFHCQIVADRSGVATAVLQLRSRHKAAFPGLLDVSSAGHLAAGETPIDGLRELDEELGVRPDVSALVELGVRRLVDDSGEGRLNREMVHAFLLRDDRPLSQYRVQPEEVEGVFDAPIEGLLGLLHGEQATLTVDGVLDAGHPQARPQTRTIERHHLVPSDGYWTVLMVMAERFMAGKRSLAI, from the coding sequence ATGACCGACACGCCTGCGGGCGTCGAGATCCTCGACGTCTACGACGAGGCGGGCAACCGCACGGGCTCTTTGCCTCGCGACCAGGTGCATCAGCAGGGCCTGTGGCACCCGGTGTTCCACTGCCAGATCGTGGCCGACAGGTCTGGCGTTGCGACCGCGGTGCTGCAGCTCAGATCTCGACACAAGGCCGCATTTCCCGGGCTGCTCGACGTGTCGTCGGCCGGTCACCTGGCCGCGGGCGAAACTCCGATAGACGGCCTGCGCGAGCTGGACGAGGAGTTGGGAGTGCGCCCCGACGTCTCGGCGCTGGTAGAGCTGGGCGTCAGGCGGCTGGTCGACGACAGCGGAGAAGGGCGTCTGAACCGCGAGATGGTTCACGCGTTCTTGCTTCGCGACGACAGGCCGCTGTCGCAGTATCGGGTTCAGCCCGAGGAGGTCGAGGGTGTGTTCGACGCCCCCATCGAGGGGCTGCTAGGCCTGCTGCACGGCGAGCAGGCGACGCTGACGGTCGACGGGGTGCTCGACGCCGGCCACCCGCAAGCCCGGCCCCAGACCAGAACCATCGAGCGGCACCACCTGGTGCCCAGCGACGGCTACTGGACCGTTCTGATGGTGATGGCCGAACGGTTCATGGCGGGCAAGCGCTCGCTCGCCATCTGA
- a CDS encoding LLM class F420-dependent oxidoreductase yields MEIGVSIFPTDLTMQPIDLARHAEERGFESLWFPEHSHIPVSRRTPWGGREGAPPLPQEYWRSHHQFVALAAAAAVTENLKLATGITLVAQRDPIWLAKEVATLDYISNGRVLLGVGYGWNKEELAHHGVKYTDRREIMRERILAMKQLWTEDEASFDGAWVSFEPSWSWPKPKQAGGPPIILGGAAGPRTIGDIVEYCDGWMPIGNRHDFTGKVGEIRQAAEDAGRDPDSIEFGVFFAKPTVEHLEELAALGIKRAVLGLPQGSPDEVKEAFDKLAPLVGAV; encoded by the coding sequence ATGGAAATCGGTGTCTCGATCTTTCCGACCGACCTCACCATGCAGCCGATCGATCTGGCGCGCCACGCCGAGGAGCGTGGGTTCGAGAGCCTTTGGTTTCCAGAACACAGCCACATCCCTGTCAGCCGGCGCACGCCGTGGGGCGGTCGCGAGGGTGCGCCGCCACTGCCACAGGAGTACTGGCGCTCTCACCACCAGTTCGTGGCGCTGGCTGCCGCTGCGGCTGTCACCGAGAACCTGAAGTTGGCAACCGGCATAACCCTGGTGGCACAGCGCGATCCGATCTGGCTGGCCAAGGAAGTCGCGACGCTCGACTACATCTCCAACGGGCGGGTGCTCTTGGGTGTCGGCTACGGCTGGAACAAAGAAGAGCTCGCCCACCACGGCGTGAAGTACACCGACCGGCGCGAGATCATGCGCGAACGCATCTTGGCGATGAAGCAGCTCTGGACCGAGGACGAGGCTTCGTTCGACGGAGCCTGGGTCAGCTTCGAACCGTCTTGGTCGTGGCCCAAGCCCAAGCAGGCTGGTGGTCCGCCAATCATCCTGGGCGGCGCAGCCGGGCCTCGCACCATCGGCGACATCGTCGAGTACTGCGACGGCTGGATGCCCATCGGCAACCGCCACGACTTCACCGGCAAGGTCGGCGAGATACGCCAGGCCGCAGAAGACGCCGGCCGCGACCCAGACTCGATCGAGTTCGGCGTGTTCTTCGCCAAGCCGACGGTCGAACATCTCGAGGAGCTGGCTGCGCTCGGCATCAAGCGTGCCGTTCTGGGCCTGCCCCAAGGCTCGCCCGACGAGGTCAAGGAAGCGTTCGACAAACTCGCCCCACTGGTCGGCGCGGTTTGA
- a CDS encoding lamin tail domain-containing protein, translating to MTLVVLAGNDAPTVDDPGQVFGAEQTPMTPLTLTWQDIDGDNVTFAASGLPSGVVVSPTGVLSGTPADGAEGTYDVEVTATDDGEPAMQGSVTIELVVGLYAESNLAGSIVINEVMPHQILDNNEFVELYNTSGASIDLTGWKLWDDDYRSGFDGDLAWTFPATDSRGQPSTLAPGSYAVIWLNRLTAASPVIDSDDVLEYTVGSTSTKLSATGDDVWLLEADNHLVDIVVFGTGSAIDLPPAGLDMWDDTHRASLAPGTTSVSLTPNGVDGDDSACWEPTGSDEASGRCAGWVATTSNGVVAGRPSSPGSDNNALPPDAGGPYLMSEGDSLVLSASGGSAGASWSWDLNGDDTPDVSGQNPTVDWATLSGLGLDDDGVYTVSVTASGLESTASLTIDNTAPTLTVSGDSFGTVGQAYSITLAASDPGDDSVAQWIVNWGDGTISTYSGMGGAVSHTYQTEGFQPIAVSATDEDGRWFEADLLVAGYDQDQLFRFAGTTGDFIQALPTGDKPVQPLAAPQGRTLVSNEGSNNVVYFDAGYVAQGEFITAGSGGLSQPGGIAIAADGSLWVASGGSNEVKQYNTTGTWIGDFTSSATDPHAIEFDGNGDAYVASYADDLVRRFPSADALSGVTFVASGSGGLDKPEQMAFGPDGNLYVASLGSDAVLRFDGSSGAFIDAFVPAGGSPALTDPSGLAFGPDGLLYVSNYGGGGVFRYDGTTGAYVDTFVAPGANGLTGPAMIEFAPDHAVLITN from the coding sequence GTGACCCTGGTGGTGCTCGCCGGCAACGACGCTCCGACAGTCGACGACCCCGGCCAGGTCTTCGGCGCCGAGCAGACGCCGATGACCCCGCTGACCCTCACATGGCAAGACATCGACGGCGACAACGTCACCTTCGCTGCGTCGGGCCTTCCCAGCGGGGTTGTGGTATCGCCTACTGGCGTTCTGTCGGGCACACCGGCCGACGGCGCCGAGGGCACCTACGACGTCGAGGTCACAGCCACCGACGACGGCGAACCCGCCATGCAGGGATCGGTGACGATCGAGCTGGTCGTGGGGCTGTATGCAGAATCGAACTTGGCCGGCTCGATCGTCATCAACGAGGTGATGCCGCACCAGATCCTCGACAACAACGAATTCGTCGAGCTCTACAACACCAGCGGCGCCAGCATCGACTTGACCGGTTGGAAACTGTGGGACGACGACTACCGAAGTGGCTTCGACGGCGACCTGGCTTGGACCTTCCCGGCCACCGACAGCCGCGGTCAGCCATCGACGCTGGCGCCGGGCTCGTACGCGGTCATATGGCTGAACCGCCTGACGGCAGCCAGCCCGGTGATCGACTCGGACGATGTCCTCGAGTACACGGTCGGGTCCACATCCACGAAGCTCAGCGCCACGGGCGACGACGTGTGGCTGCTCGAGGCCGACAACCACCTGGTCGACATCGTCGTGTTCGGCACCGGCTCGGCTATCGACCTTCCGCCAGCGGGATTGGACATGTGGGACGACACACATCGGGCTTCGTTGGCGCCAGGGACCACTTCGGTTTCGCTGACCCCCAATGGGGTCGACGGCGACGACAGCGCCTGCTGGGAGCCGACCGGCTCTGACGAAGCCAGCGGACGGTGCGCCGGCTGGGTCGCCACAACCAGCAACGGCGTAGTCGCCGGGCGCCCATCCAGCCCGGGCAGCGACAACAATGCCCTCCCGCCAGACGCGGGCGGGCCGTACCTGATGTCTGAGGGAGACTCGCTGGTTCTCAGCGCCTCGGGCGGTTCTGCCGGAGCCTCGTGGTCGTGGGACCTGAACGGTGACGACACCCCCGACGTGTCGGGCCAGAACCCCACGGTCGATTGGGCGACCCTGTCCGGGCTGGGCCTGGACGACGACGGCGTCTACACGGTGAGCGTGACCGCCAGCGGGCTCGAGTCGACTGCGTCACTGACCATCGACAACACCGCACCCACGCTGACCGTGTCGGGCGACAGCTTCGGCACCGTTGGCCAGGCGTACTCGATCACTCTCGCCGCAAGCGACCCGGGCGATGACTCGGTCGCGCAATGGATCGTCAACTGGGGCGACGGGACCATTTCGACCTACTCGGGGATGGGCGGAGCGGTCAGCCACACCTACCAGACGGAGGGCTTCCAGCCCATCGCCGTCTCGGCAACCGACGAAGACGGCCGATGGTTCGAGGCCGATCTGCTGGTCGCCGGCTACGACCAGGACCAACTCTTCCGCTTCGCCGGAACCACGGGCGACTTCATCCAAGCCCTCCCGACGGGCGACAAGCCGGTGCAGCCTCTGGCAGCACCTCAGGGACGCACACTCGTCAGCAACGAGGGTTCGAACAACGTGGTCTATTTCGACGCGGGCTATGTCGCCCAGGGCGAGTTCATAACCGCAGGCTCGGGGGGTCTGTCCCAGCCGGGCGGCATCGCCATCGCTGCGGACGGGAGCCTGTGGGTTGCAAGCGGCGGCAGCAACGAGGTCAAGCAGTACAACACCACCGGGACGTGGATCGGCGACTTCACATCCAGCGCCACCGACCCCCATGCGATCGAGTTCGACGGCAACGGCGATGCCTATGTGGCCAGCTACGCGGACGATCTCGTCAGACGCTTCCCATCGGCAGATGCACTTTCCGGGGTCACCTTCGTCGCCAGCGGATCCGGCGGGCTCGACAAGCCCGAGCAGATGGCCTTCGGCCCCGACGGCAACCTCTACGTCGCCTCGCTCGGCTCGGATGCGGTACTGCGGTTCGACGGGTCTTCCGGAGCCTTCATCGATGCCTTCGTTCCCGCCGGCGGGTCGCCGGCGCTGACCGACCCGTCAGGTCTGGCGTTTGGCCCAGACGGACTCCTGTATGTGTCCAACTATGGTGGCGGCGGAGTGTTCCGCTACGACGGCACCACCGGTGCATATGTCGACACCTTTGTTGCGCCGGGCGCCAACGGGCTGACCGGCCCCGCAATGATCGAGTTCGCCCCCGACCACGCCGTGCTGATCACGAACTAG
- a CDS encoding tandem-95 repeat protein, with amino-acid sequence MSSKGPTQGTERHTAKVEQWKARPNVARALRVAIFLLPIVAAAAFVYLAGWLIPPYRLGINRWIWTAVMFVAANLIVHALTRFLRRFAPLVALMKLTLVFPDQAPSRSKATLRSSNSRAMLRSIEEAAARGEQTAETLHGEYLVQLLKELNQHDRLTRGHSERVRAYSELIGEEIGLSADDMNKLRWAALLHDVGKLTVPSDILNADRKPTDEEWAILQGHPGNSMRFLEPLRGWLGDWVHAADQHHCRYDGKGYPYKIGGQDISLAGRIVAVADAYDVMTSARSYKKPLSAEAARHELTECSGTQFDPAMVRAFLNLSLGRVRAVGGPLAWLANFFGTAEAHIPLATGLVSGGSTAAAATGVAVSVVTGVVPSAAPIDAADAAPVIVEVHQAAVTLAEDESAALTVYIDATGEPSLVWGTPQHGSFNAVASPTRGEDGLWQVSGEYTPEPDYYGTDAIGVEACLPEGQCSAGQVELTIEAVNDAPRASADRVRGEAERSTTLDVVANDFDADGDEVAIESVGRPANGTARLVNGRIVYEPEPGFVGTDSIEYTIVDSEGERSTAVVTIEIVAPNLPRADEPPTTTTTTTTTTTAPTTTTTTAPTTTTTTRPATTTTAAPTTTTTTAATTTTAPNLRPSAAGDTATAAEDSNITIDVLANDEDADDDTLTVTAASGAQNGSTAVTNNRVVYTPSANFNGTDQFSYSISDGVNSPVSATVSVTVTPVNDTPTVTVSALPNVTENAAPGTVVASVSASDVDGDNVVVSIASGNTGGVFAIAGGSSIVVAGSVDFEAQPSYTLTISASDGSATTTTNATVSVTDVDEVPTAASDSGPSFTTDEDVPLTTGSVLDNDSDPEDGGFDPSTIVVVASPPQGTLTNNGDGTF; translated from the coding sequence GTGTCGTCCAAGGGGCCCACACAGGGAACCGAACGCCACACTGCAAAGGTCGAGCAGTGGAAGGCGCGTCCAAACGTTGCGCGCGCTCTGCGCGTGGCGATCTTCCTGCTGCCCATCGTGGCCGCGGCCGCGTTTGTGTATCTGGCCGGGTGGCTGATCCCCCCGTACCGACTGGGAATCAACCGCTGGATCTGGACAGCCGTCATGTTCGTTGCGGCGAACCTGATCGTCCACGCGCTGACCAGGTTCCTGCGCCGGTTTGCTCCCCTGGTCGCCCTCATGAAGCTCACCCTGGTCTTCCCCGACCAGGCCCCATCTCGCTCGAAGGCCACACTTCGCAGCTCGAACTCCAGAGCAATGCTGCGCTCGATAGAAGAAGCAGCGGCTAGGGGCGAGCAGACAGCAGAGACCCTGCACGGCGAGTACCTGGTGCAGCTGCTGAAGGAACTGAACCAGCACGACCGCCTGACCAGAGGCCACTCGGAACGTGTCAGGGCCTATTCGGAGCTGATCGGCGAGGAGATCGGCCTCTCCGCCGACGACATGAACAAGCTGCGGTGGGCGGCCTTGCTGCACGACGTCGGCAAGCTGACGGTTCCTTCCGACATTCTGAACGCAGATCGCAAGCCCACCGATGAGGAGTGGGCGATTCTGCAGGGTCACCCCGGCAACTCGATGCGGTTCCTGGAGCCGCTTCGGGGCTGGCTGGGCGACTGGGTGCACGCCGCAGACCAGCATCACTGCCGTTACGACGGCAAGGGATACCCCTACAAGATCGGCGGGCAGGACATCAGCCTCGCCGGACGAATCGTTGCCGTGGCCGACGCGTACGACGTCATGACCAGCGCCCGCAGCTACAAGAAGCCCCTGTCTGCCGAGGCAGCCCGTCACGAGCTGACCGAGTGCTCTGGAACCCAGTTCGACCCGGCGATGGTGCGAGCCTTCCTGAACCTCAGCCTGGGGCGGGTCAGGGCCGTCGGCGGCCCGCTGGCCTGGCTGGCCAACTTCTTCGGCACGGCAGAGGCCCACATACCGCTGGCAACGGGTCTGGTGTCGGGTGGTTCCACCGCTGCGGCGGCCACCGGCGTCGCTGTATCTGTGGTCACGGGCGTGGTACCCAGCGCCGCGCCCATAGATGCGGCCGACGCGGCACCGGTGATCGTCGAGGTCCACCAGGCTGCGGTCACGCTCGCCGAGGACGAGTCGGCCGCGCTGACCGTCTACATCGACGCCACCGGCGAACCTTCGCTGGTGTGGGGAACCCCACAGCACGGGTCGTTCAACGCAGTCGCTTCGCCGACCCGCGGCGAAGACGGCCTGTGGCAGGTCAGCGGTGAATACACACCCGAGCCCGACTATTACGGCACCGACGCGATCGGGGTCGAGGCGTGCCTGCCCGAGGGCCAGTGTTCGGCGGGTCAGGTCGAGCTGACTATCGAAGCGGTCAACGACGCCCCACGGGCCAGCGCCGATCGGGTACGGGGCGAGGCCGAACGCTCGACGACCCTGGACGTCGTCGCAAACGACTTCGACGCCGACGGCGACGAGGTTGCCATCGAATCGGTCGGTCGCCCAGCCAACGGCACCGCGCGGCTGGTCAACGGGCGCATCGTGTATGAGCCAGAGCCCGGCTTCGTGGGTACCGATTCGATCGAGTACACCATCGTCGATTCCGAAGGCGAACGGTCGACGGCGGTCGTGACCATCGAGATCGTCGCCCCCAATCTGCCCCGCGCCGACGAGCCGCCAACAACCACCACGACCACGACGACAACCACGACGGCGCCAACGACCACGACCACCACGGCGCCAACGACCACGACCACCACCAGGCCAGCGACTACGACCACTGCGGCGCCGACGACCACAACCACGACAGCTGCGACAACCACCACCGCTCCCAACCTGCGCCCCAGCGCGGCAGGCGACACCGCGACGGCCGCCGAGGATTCCAACATCACCATCGACGTTCTCGCCAACGACGAAGACGCAGACGACGACACCTTGACGGTCACGGCTGCGTCGGGGGCGCAGAACGGCTCGACTGCAGTCACCAACAATCGTGTGGTCTACACGCCGTCGGCCAACTTCAACGGCACCGACCAGTTCTCGTACTCGATCAGCGACGGAGTCAACTCGCCCGTGTCGGCGACGGTGAGCGTGACGGTCACGCCTGTCAACGACACGCCGACGGTCACGGTTTCGGCATTGCCCAACGTCACCGAGAACGCCGCGCCGGGCACCGTGGTGGCGAGCGTGTCGGCCAGCGATGTCGATGGCGACAACGTCGTGGTGTCCATCGCCAGCGGCAACACCGGTGGCGTATTTGCCATTGCGGGCGGAAGCAGCATCGTCGTGGCGGGCTCGGTCGACTTCGAGGCCCAGCCCAGCTACACCCTCACCATCAGCGCCTCGGACGGCTCGGCGACGACCACCACGAACGCAACGGTGTCCGTCACCGACGTGGACGAGGTACCCACCGCGGCTTCCGACTCGGGGCCCTCGTTCACCACGGACGAGGACGTGCCCCTGACCACCGGGTCTGTTCTCGACAACGACAGCGACCCCGAAGACGGGGGATTCGACCCGTCGACAATCGTCGTCGTCGCCTCCCCTCCCCAAGGCACCCTGACCAACAACGGCGACGGAACTTTCTAG
- a CDS encoding spondin domain-containing protein — MSLFKAFALAVVLAVGAAACGDSSDDASTTTETPTSLAPAQDSTADEMADDMADEMSDDEMADDMADEMTATTFTIHIENVSEGADVPTPFAPVVAYAGHGPNPIFAVGETRKAAGLEALAEDGDPALLAETIGGVVGAVPDSGTEPGPALPGDGYRLSIEGHEGDSLSLAFMFVQSNDWIFAIDALSLYEDGMPMDGDITDYVMIYDAGTEADQPIGEGADQAPRQAGPNTGDSDPDETVRLVGPATGLVQVTIHAGDMMEDMSEEG; from the coding sequence ATGAGCTTGTTCAAGGCGTTCGCACTGGCGGTTGTGCTGGCCGTGGGTGCAGCTGCGTGCGGCGACTCGTCCGACGACGCGTCGACCACCACCGAGACCCCAACCAGCCTCGCCCCGGCCCAGGACTCGACGGCTGACGAGATGGCCGATGACATGGCCGATGAGATGTCTGATGACGAGATGGCCGATGACATGGCTGACGAGATGACGGCGACCACGTTCACCATCCACATCGAGAACGTGTCGGAAGGGGCCGATGTGCCGACTCCCTTCGCCCCGGTCGTGGCCTACGCGGGTCACGGGCCGAACCCGATCTTCGCAGTCGGTGAGACTCGCAAGGCGGCCGGGCTCGAGGCACTGGCCGAAGACGGCGACCCTGCATTGCTCGCCGAGACCATCGGCGGCGTTGTTGGTGCGGTGCCAGACAGCGGCACCGAGCCAGGCCCGGCCTTGCCCGGCGACGGCTATCGCCTGTCGATCGAAGGCCACGAGGGCGACTCACTGAGCCTGGCGTTCATGTTCGTACAGTCGAACGACTGGATCTTTGCCATCGATGCACTGTCGCTCTACGAGGACGGCATGCCCATGGATGGTGACATCACCGACTACGTGATGATCTACGACGCCGGCACCGAGGCAGATCAGCCCATCGGGGAAGGCGCCGATCAGGCACCCCGCCAGGCCGGCCCCAACACCGGCGATTCCGACCCTGACGAGACCGTGCGCCTCGTGGGACCCGCCACCGGCCTGGTCCAGGTGACCATCCACGCCGGAGACATGATGGAAGACATGTCAGAAGAGGGCTGA
- a CDS encoding response regulator transcription factor: MAEIETMTAHVLVVDDEPTVRAVVAEYLRRDGARVTEVADGREALAVLGADRPDLVVLDVMLPEVDGFTVLEKIRSTGDLPVIMLTARTAESDRVAGLDLGADDYVVKPFSPRELAARVRSVLRRVRSDSGGVVLDLGRIVIDEPAREVRIDGAAVETTPREFELLAYMAKHPGRAFSRGELLESVWQSSPDWQDPSTVTVHVRRLRRIVELDPDSPRHLLTVWGVGYRFDPAGGQ; encoded by the coding sequence ATGGCCGAGATTGAGACGATGACAGCGCACGTTCTGGTGGTCGACGACGAACCGACCGTTCGCGCGGTCGTGGCCGAGTACCTGAGGCGCGACGGTGCCAGGGTGACCGAAGTCGCCGACGGCCGAGAAGCCCTTGCGGTGCTGGGAGCCGACCGGCCCGATCTGGTGGTCCTCGACGTGATGCTTCCCGAGGTCGACGGGTTCACCGTGCTGGAGAAGATCCGCAGCACCGGCGACCTGCCCGTGATCATGTTGACCGCTCGCACAGCCGAGAGCGACCGGGTCGCCGGACTCGACCTGGGTGCAGACGACTATGTCGTCAAGCCGTTCTCGCCCAGGGAACTCGCCGCCAGGGTCAGGTCGGTCCTGCGCCGCGTGCGTTCCGACAGCGGGGGAGTGGTGCTCGATCTCGGACGCATCGTCATAGACGAACCGGCCAGAGAGGTCAGAATCGACGGCGCTGCGGTCGAAACAACCCCGCGCGAGTTCGAACTGTTGGCCTACATGGCCAAACACCCCGGCCGGGCCTTCTCCCGTGGAGAACTTCTCGAGTCGGTGTGGCAGTCGTCGCCCGACTGGCAAGACCCGTCGACGGTTACCGTGCACGTGCGTAGGTTGCGACGGATAGTCGAGCTGGACCCCGACTCGCCCAGACACCTCCTGACGGTTTGGGGTGTGGGGTACAGGTTCGATCCAGCCGGAGGTCAGTGA